The proteins below are encoded in one region of Telopea speciosissima isolate NSW1024214 ecotype Mountain lineage chromosome 10, Tspe_v1, whole genome shotgun sequence:
- the LOC122641894 gene encoding YTH domain-containing protein ECT4-like, whose product MAAVAPSADQPADLLQKLSLDTQPKTLEVPEATKKVSAIQYGSVDAGGLPNGQNQSERSPTPLLQDFVDPTMCYLPNGYPSTAYYYGGYDGPMNEWDDYPRYVNPDGVEMPPGVYGDNGSLMYHHGYGYAPYGPYSPAGSPVPTMGHDGQLYGPQHYQYPSPYYQPPTPPNGPYSPNQPAALQGDVSTSVASEQVPLPVETTKGNSNGIANGNANGNNASGPLRPSYQNSSLNSNGSYIRGVLPGGIPASGYQDPRFGFDGMRSPIPWLDGTAFSDGQPRPVTSSSVSSTVSHIGNGHSGRNQNLRPIPHLIGLHHPRPTSGMNPTPGFMNRIYPNNRMYGNNTVRTGLGFNGYDSRPNGRGWLAVDSKYKNRGRGNGFFGYGNENMDGLNELNRGPRAKGFKNQKGFVPITLAVKGQNLPLNGNTTEEKDKENSSLNPDKEHYNRLDFPEEYSDAKFFIIKSYSEDDVHKSIKYGVWASTPNGNKKLDVGYKEAQEKSDGCPVFLFFSVNTSGQFVGLAEMVGPVDFDKSVEYWQQDKWNGCFPLKWHIVKDVPNSLLKHITLENNENKPVTNSRDTQEVKFKQGLQMLKIFKDHSSKTCILDDFGFYEARQKMMQEKRAKQQQFQKQVRDGKPTDVAASDENYKEMANGKSRLQQSSDVASALLKEPAAAAVAVQSNGECKMSEENGSVAGAALKGATKPTVTEKRVLANGVVANGVANGC is encoded by the exons ATGGCGGCTGTCGCTCCATCTGCAGATC AACCTGCAGATTTACTGCAGAAATTATCGTTAGATACTCAGCCCAAGACTCTTGAAGTTCCTGAGGCCACTAAGAAG GTTTCTGCTATACAGTATGGATCAGTTGATGCTGGTGGACTGCCAAACGGTCAAAATCAGTCAGAGCGGTCTCCAACTCCTCTACTTCAGGACTTTGTTGATCCAACAATGTGCTATCTTCCAAATGGATATCCATCTACTGCGTATTATTATGGAG GTTATGATGGGCCTATGAACGAGTGGGATGACTACCCTAGATATGTAAATCCGGATGGAGTGGAGATGCCTCCT GGAGTTTACGGGGACAATGGGTCACTCATGTATCATCATGGTTATGGATATGCGCCTTATGGTCCGTACTCCCCTGCAGGTTCCCCAGTGCCTACCATGGGACATGACGGTCAGCTTTATGGCCCCCAACACTACCAGTATCCTTCTCCTTATTATCAGCCACCAACCCCCCCTAATGGGCCTTACTCTCCTAACCAACCAGCTGCTCTACAAGGGGATGTTTCGACCTCTGTTGCTTCTGAGCAGGTGCCTTTGCCTGTAGAAACAACCAAGGGTAATAGCAATGGGATTGCAAATGGGAATGCAAATGGAAATAATGCATCTGGCCCATTAAGACCCAGCTACCAAAATTCATCTTTGAATTCGAATGGCTCATATATTAGGGGTGTCTTGCCGGGCGGTATCCCTGCTTCTGGTTATCAGGACCCTAGATTTGGTTTTGATGGGATGAGGTCGCCAATTCCGTGGTTAGATGGTACAGCATTCTCTGATGGGCAGCCTAGACCTGTTACAAGCAGCTCTGTTTCTTCAACTGTATCGCATATCGGTAATGGTCATTCTGGGAGGAATCAGAATCTTAGGCCCATTCCCCACCTCATA GGTTTGCACCACCCAAGACCCACATCTGGTATGAACCCTACTCCAGGATTCATGAACAGGATATACCCAAACAACAGGATGTATGGTAATAATACTGTTAGAACTGGTCTGGGTTTTAATGGTTATGACTCCAGGCCAAATGGACGTGGGTGGTTGGCTGTTGATAGCAAGTACAAAAACAGAGGACGGGGAAATGGTTTCTTTGGTTATGGAAACGAGAATATGGATGGTCTGAATGAACTGAACAGGGGACCAAGAGCTAAGGGATTTAAGAACCAAAAGGGGTTTGTACCCATCACATTAGCAGTCAAGGGACAGAATCTCCCCTTAAATGGGAATACTACTGAGGAAAAGGACAAGGAAAATTCAAGTTTGAATCCAGACAAGGAACATTACAACCGGCTAGACTTTCCGGAGGAGTATTCAGATGCAAAATTCTTTATTATTAAATCCTATAGTGAGGATGATGTCCACAAGAGCATAAAGTATGGTGTGTGGGCTAGCACACCCAATGGAAACAAGAAGTTGGATGTTGGATATAAGGAGGCTCAGGAGAAGTCTGATGGCTGTCCtgtatttttgttcttctcg GTCAATACCAGTGGGCAATTTGTTGGACTTGCTgaaatggtgggcccagttgatTTCGACAAGAGTGTGGAGTATTGGCAGCAGGACAAGTGGAATGGCTGTTTCCCTTTGAAGTGGCATATTGTAAAGGATGTACCCAACAGTTTGTTGAAGCACATCACTCTTGAAAACAATGAGAACAAGCCTGTCACTAACAGTAGGGACACTCAGGAG GTCAAGTTCAAACAGGGGCTTCAAATGCTTAAAATATTCAAGGACCATTCCAGCAAGACATGCATCCTGGATGATTTTGGCTTCTATGAGGCTCGTCAAAAGATGATGCAGGAAAAAAGAGCTAAGCAACAGCAGTTTCAGAAACAG GTTCGGGATGGGAAGCCTACAGATGTTGCTGCCTCGGATGAAAATTATAAAGAGATGGCTAATGGAAAATCAAGATTACAGCAATCTTCTGATGTGGCATCAGCTTTACTCAAGGAACCAGCTGCTGCAGCAGTGGCAGTTCAGTCAAATGGTGAATGTAAGATGTCTGAAGAGAATGGGTCGGTTGCAGGAGCTGCTCTAAAGGGTGCTACAAAACCAACTGTGACGGAGAAAAGAGTTTTAGCTAATGGGGTTGTAGCTAATGGGGTGGCAAATGGGTGTTAG